A window of the Tunturibacter empetritectus genome harbors these coding sequences:
- a CDS encoding metal-dependent hydrolase family protein codes for MRQVHPVKLYLFLFLLQIAFLSIHAQTTPRILLRTGHLLDVKTGAEPAAQTIIVTGDRITAIAPTATTPKQAGDTEIDLTRYTVMPGLIDVHTHLTMATNFDPYYELSMTPAKEAIIGVENAKVTLEAGFTTVRNVGANDFTDVALRDEINAGHIPGPHMQVSGPALGITGGHMDENLLPYEYHVHGQGVADGIPAVQHQVRENIKYGADLIKIGATGGVLSKGDDPQASQYTLEEMQAIVADAHRLGRKVAAHAHGAQGILFATEAGVDSIEHGSYINDEDIALMKKKGTYLVPTAYLIDWAQQYANLPPIYAQKMKDVSAVEKVNIRHAIQSGVKIALGTDAAVYPHGLNAHEVDVYVNQFGMSPLQGIQTGTLNAADLMGWTDRVGSIDPGKWADLIAIDGDPLKDVKLLQHVPFVMKSGVVYKDETHK; via the coding sequence ATGCGTCAAGTCCATCCCGTGAAACTATATTTATTCCTTTTTTTGTTACAAATTGCTTTTCTCAGCATCCACGCCCAAACGACACCCCGCATTCTCCTCCGCACCGGTCATCTCCTCGACGTAAAGACCGGAGCCGAGCCTGCCGCGCAGACCATCATCGTCACCGGCGATCGCATCACCGCTATCGCACCCACGGCCACCACGCCGAAGCAAGCCGGTGACACCGAGATCGACCTCACTCGATACACCGTCATGCCCGGCCTCATCGACGTGCATACCCACCTCACCATGGCGACGAACTTCGACCCGTACTACGAACTCTCCATGACTCCTGCCAAAGAGGCGATCATCGGGGTCGAAAATGCAAAGGTCACGCTTGAAGCCGGCTTCACCACGGTGCGCAATGTAGGCGCGAACGACTTCACCGATGTCGCCCTCCGCGATGAGATCAACGCAGGCCACATCCCCGGCCCGCACATGCAAGTCTCCGGCCCCGCCCTCGGCATCACCGGCGGACACATGGACGAGAACCTTCTCCCGTACGAGTACCACGTCCACGGCCAGGGCGTAGCCGACGGCATCCCCGCCGTTCAGCATCAGGTCCGCGAAAACATCAAGTACGGCGCCGACCTCATCAAGATCGGAGCCACCGGCGGCGTCCTCTCCAAGGGCGACGACCCGCAGGCATCGCAGTACACCCTCGAAGAGATGCAGGCCATCGTAGCTGACGCACACCGTCTCGGGCGCAAGGTCGCAGCCCACGCACACGGAGCGCAAGGCATCCTCTTCGCCACCGAAGCAGGCGTCGACTCCATCGAACACGGCAGCTACATCAACGACGAGGACATCGCCCTCATGAAGAAGAAGGGCACCTACCTCGTCCCGACGGCGTATCTCATCGATTGGGCGCAACAATATGCGAACCTTCCTCCCATCTACGCTCAGAAGATGAAGGACGTCAGTGCAGTCGAGAAGGTGAACATCCGCCATGCCATTCAGTCCGGCGTCAAGATCGCCCTCGGCACCGACGCCGCCGTCTATCCGCACGGACTCAACGCGCATGAGGTCGATGTCTACGTCAATCAGTTCGGCATGTCTCCCCTGCAAGGCATTCAGACCGGCACTCTCAACGCCGCCGACCTCATGGGATGGACCGATCGCGTCGGCTCCATCGATCCCGGCAAGTGGGCCGACCTCATCGCCATCGACGGCGACCCGCTCAAAGACGTCAAACTCCTCCAGCACGTCCCCTTCGTCATGAAGTCCGGCGTTGTCTACAAAGACGAGACACACAAGTAG
- a CDS encoding methyltransferase family protein, producing the protein MKASALEFRLRFIIGIVIYLLGFIAPWNSLLHLDSIRTWQYLAAWPARSGWLSFSAATIMVLVLGIFCAVAGAFLRTWGSAYLDPSIARAGAMHSESVVAAGPYRYLRNPLYLGTFFHTFALALLMQPSGAIFCIVAIVLFQLRLIFAEESFLTAKLGAPYLDYCAKVPRLFPSLTARIPASPMRPSWPTAFLSEIYMWGVAISFAALGWRYNSVLIIKGVLISLGLSLIVRAFLPKR; encoded by the coding sequence ATGAAAGCCTCAGCTCTTGAGTTTCGTCTTCGTTTCATCATCGGCATCGTCATTTATTTGCTCGGATTCATCGCCCCGTGGAACAGTCTGTTGCACCTGGACTCCATCCGCACCTGGCAGTACCTCGCCGCATGGCCCGCGCGCAGTGGATGGCTCAGCTTCAGCGCTGCCACCATCATGGTTCTTGTTCTCGGCATCTTCTGCGCTGTCGCCGGTGCGTTCCTGCGCACATGGGGCTCAGCGTACCTTGATCCCTCCATCGCTCGAGCTGGTGCGATGCACAGCGAAAGCGTCGTAGCGGCCGGTCCCTATCGTTATCTTCGCAATCCGCTCTACCTCGGCACCTTCTTCCACACCTTCGCCCTCGCACTCCTCATGCAGCCCAGCGGAGCCATCTTCTGCATCGTCGCCATCGTTCTCTTCCAGCTGCGTCTCATCTTCGCAGAGGAGTCCTTCCTCACCGCAAAACTCGGCGCCCCCTATCTAGACTACTGCGCCAAGGTCCCACGCCTCTTTCCATCGCTCACTGCACGCATCCCCGCATCCCCAATGCGCCCATCATGGCCCACTGCATTCCTCTCCGAGATCTACATGTGGGGTGTCGCCATCTCCTTCGCGGCGCTCGGCTGGCGCTACAACTCTGTGCTCATCATCAAGGGGGTCCTCATCTCACTCGGCCTCTCCCTCATCGTCCGCGCCTTCCTCCCCAAGCGCTAG
- a CDS encoding HU family DNA-binding protein, giving the protein MAKGMTKTALVRHLAEKLELTNKQTAGFLELLAETAVKETKKNGEFTIPGIGKLVKAERKARLGRNPQTGETIKIKAKTVVKFRVAKVAKDTIAPVKK; this is encoded by the coding sequence ATGGCAAAGGGAATGACAAAGACAGCGCTGGTTCGCCACCTGGCGGAGAAGCTCGAACTGACCAACAAGCAGACCGCAGGTTTCCTGGAACTGTTGGCAGAGACCGCAGTCAAAGAGACCAAGAAGAATGGCGAGTTCACCATTCCTGGTATCGGCAAACTGGTAAAGGCAGAGCGCAAGGCGCGTCTTGGCCGCAACCCGCAGACGGGTGAGACCATCAAGATCAAGGCCAAGACCGTGGTGAAGTTCCGCGTGGCCAAGGTCGCCAAGGACACGATCGCACCGGTAAAGAAGTAG
- a CDS encoding ArnT family glycosyltransferase: MTSTSDAYPGDPAVKSALRLAVIFASVKLLLTFGLTLYTQKIGYSYFRDEFYYIACGRHLAWGYVDHGPVVAVQARLGELLFGDSLFAIRIFSAIAGAIMVFLGGLVAWALGGRRSAQALAMLGLICCPQYIGADGFLSMNSFEPMFWTFCILALVLMQNGRPERFWWPMLGIVSGIGILNKPSMPMFLVALLLGLLCTPERRVLFSRWALIGILLMLIIPLPYVAWQYGNHWPMAEFLHNGTVHHKNVTLGPLAFFLAQFANMQPVNALLWVTGVIALLRSKSIPRGRWLGLAFIFFFAMAFLSHAKDYYLAPVYPAFFAAGAIAWEHRFAASRLVQRSSIFAFPVFEALLVVTTAIVLPMASPVLKPQTWVRYTTALHLPHNNTERAATGPLPQFFADRFGWQQEASIVIAGYRSLTPEQQQHVCIFGNNYGEAGSIDFFNRLQHADLPPAISGHNTYYLWGSHHCDPNISIAVIGDTPEEIGQKYYSVMVLGHLNSPYAMPYEHKNVYLLRNRRADAQFLWSDEKHYD; encoded by the coding sequence ATGACCAGTACAAGCGACGCGTACCCCGGCGATCCGGCCGTCAAATCCGCTCTACGGCTTGCTGTTATCTTTGCGAGCGTCAAACTACTGCTCACCTTCGGACTCACTCTGTACACGCAGAAGATTGGCTACAGTTACTTCCGGGACGAGTTTTACTACATCGCCTGCGGGCGGCACCTGGCCTGGGGCTATGTGGACCACGGTCCGGTGGTCGCGGTGCAGGCGAGGTTGGGCGAGCTACTATTTGGCGATTCGCTCTTTGCCATCCGCATTTTTTCCGCAATCGCGGGCGCGATCATGGTGTTCCTCGGTGGTCTGGTCGCCTGGGCTCTCGGTGGTCGCCGGTCTGCGCAGGCGCTGGCCATGCTCGGACTGATCTGCTGCCCGCAGTACATCGGCGCCGATGGTTTTCTCTCGATGAACTCGTTCGAGCCGATGTTCTGGACGTTTTGCATACTGGCGCTCGTTCTGATGCAGAACGGGCGCCCTGAACGCTTCTGGTGGCCCATGCTTGGCATTGTCAGCGGCATTGGAATCCTCAACAAACCGTCCATGCCTATGTTTCTTGTTGCGCTTCTCCTGGGGCTATTGTGCACACCGGAACGTCGGGTGCTTTTCTCGCGATGGGCCTTGATTGGCATTCTCCTGATGCTTATCATCCCGCTGCCCTATGTCGCGTGGCAGTACGGAAATCACTGGCCCATGGCTGAATTTCTGCACAACGGCACGGTGCACCATAAGAACGTTACGCTGGGGCCGTTGGCGTTCTTTCTTGCGCAGTTTGCCAACATGCAGCCGGTGAACGCACTGCTGTGGGTCACCGGCGTTATCGCGCTTCTGCGCAGCAAGTCCATCCCCCGTGGTCGCTGGCTTGGGCTCGCGTTTATCTTCTTCTTCGCGATGGCCTTCCTTAGCCATGCGAAGGACTACTATCTGGCCCCAGTGTATCCCGCGTTCTTTGCTGCTGGTGCCATTGCCTGGGAACACCGCTTTGCAGCTTCTCGGCTTGTGCAGCGCTCAAGCATTTTTGCGTTTCCTGTGTTTGAAGCATTGCTCGTTGTCACTACAGCCATTGTTTTACCCATGGCCTCGCCTGTGCTAAAGCCGCAAACCTGGGTGCGCTACACGACGGCCCTGCATCTCCCCCACAACAACACTGAAAGGGCCGCAACCGGCCCTTTGCCTCAGTTCTTTGCCGATCGCTTCGGCTGGCAGCAGGAAGCCAGTATCGTCATTGCCGGCTACCGTTCACTGACGCCTGAGCAACAGCAGCATGTGTGCATCTTCGGCAATAACTATGGAGAGGCAGGCTCCATCGATTTCTTCAATCGTCTGCAGCATGCCGACCTTCCGCCGGCGATCAGTGGCCACAACACCTACTATCTCTGGGGATCACATCATTGCGATCCCAACATAAGCATCGCCGTCATAGGCGATACGCCTGAGGAGATCGGCCAGAAATACTACAGTGTCATGGTGCTTGGCCATCTGAATAGTCCTTACGCGATGCCCTACGAACACAAGAACGTATACCTCCTTCGCAACCGGCGAGCGGATGCTCAGTTTCTCTGGTCTGACGAAAAGCATTACGACTAG
- a CDS encoding peptide-N4-asparagine amidase — MHKAFSPSRAAGPLSSVSKLLLLASLAIVTASAQVVPVPPTPQVGSSNPVTAEPLVSRPHTKPCVVSLLSNAAFENFNGAPLTYAPPSACPGPWAKVVLTADFTVTAGRQFDRSAWFYLGDTNIFYGTTAEPRAALSPSWHIERDLTDLTALFKSPQTGLASIGNVVNSTYTGIIYASAELEFYPASWQAPAPVTPDVIVPVSSGNGPVTLNTTTDQATATLNLPRNVEKVYLDVISQSQIGDEFWYLCVPTPVAGELETCGNTAFRETEISIDGKAAGVAPVYPWIYTGGLDPYLWEPITGVQTLNFKPYRVDLTPFAGLLADGSQHTVAVSVYNANGYFLSTANVLVYTDHGSKEVSGGVLSNTLTAAPNPEIVQNLSTDSSGTTTGTVNVGSNRTFSITGYVNTSHGRVETTVAQKVNFLSAQTFDVNVANGPEIQNLVQTSTVDSETTTRDGFLVEKTSKHISFPLTLDYSFLNNPNGTFTQVVSSNQQDLHNEAKSLNGFQYFQSSAKEQVNSQDTLQFDASFNVTAPGVGSSSASYRSNDSLGDCYSRSLTAANQKLTSVTDNKGCHDHDHWF, encoded by the coding sequence ATGCACAAAGCATTCTCCCCCTCGCGCGCCGCTGGTCCCCTCTCGTCCGTCTCAAAACTCCTTCTCCTCGCATCGCTCGCCATCGTCACCGCCTCTGCGCAGGTCGTTCCTGTTCCACCGACTCCGCAGGTAGGCTCTTCGAACCCAGTCACCGCCGAGCCTCTCGTCTCCCGTCCCCACACCAAACCCTGCGTCGTCTCGCTTCTCAGCAACGCGGCCTTTGAGAACTTCAACGGAGCGCCCCTCACCTATGCTCCACCCTCAGCCTGCCCCGGCCCGTGGGCCAAGGTGGTCCTCACCGCCGACTTCACCGTCACCGCCGGCCGCCAGTTTGATCGCAGCGCCTGGTTCTATCTCGGCGACACCAACATCTTCTACGGCACCACCGCCGAACCCCGCGCCGCCCTCAGCCCCTCCTGGCACATCGAGCGCGACCTCACCGACCTCACCGCACTCTTCAAATCTCCGCAGACCGGCCTCGCCTCCATCGGCAACGTAGTTAACTCCACCTACACCGGCATCATCTACGCCAGCGCCGAGCTCGAGTTCTACCCCGCCTCCTGGCAGGCCCCCGCGCCCGTCACGCCTGACGTCATCGTCCCCGTCAGCTCCGGCAACGGCCCCGTCACCCTCAACACCACCACCGATCAGGCGACCGCAACCTTGAACCTTCCGCGCAACGTAGAGAAGGTCTACCTTGACGTCATCTCTCAGAGCCAGATCGGTGACGAGTTCTGGTATCTCTGCGTCCCCACCCCGGTCGCAGGCGAGCTCGAAACCTGCGGCAACACCGCCTTTCGCGAGACCGAGATCTCCATCGACGGTAAAGCCGCTGGCGTCGCTCCCGTCTATCCCTGGATCTACACCGGCGGCCTCGACCCCTACCTGTGGGAGCCCATCACCGGCGTCCAGACCCTCAACTTCAAGCCCTACCGTGTTGACCTCACACCCTTCGCCGGACTCCTCGCAGACGGCAGCCAGCACACCGTAGCGGTCAGCGTCTATAACGCCAACGGATACTTCCTCTCCACCGCCAATGTGCTCGTCTATACCGACCACGGCAGCAAAGAAGTCTCAGGCGGAGTCCTCAGCAACACCCTCACCGCCGCACCCAATCCCGAGATCGTCCAGAACCTCTCCACCGACTCCAGCGGCACCACCACCGGCACCGTCAACGTAGGCTCCAACCGCACCTTCTCCATCACGGGATACGTCAACACCTCACACGGCCGCGTCGAAACTACCGTCGCACAAAAAGTAAACTTCCTCAGCGCGCAGACCTTCGACGTCAACGTAGCCAACGGCCCCGAGATTCAGAACCTCGTCCAAACCAGCACCGTAGACTCTGAGACCACAACCCGGGATGGCTTCCTCGTCGAGAAGACCTCGAAGCACATCTCCTTCCCGCTCACACTCGACTACTCCTTCCTCAACAATCCCAACGGCACCTTCACTCAGGTAGTCTCTTCCAACCAGCAGGACCTCCACAACGAGGCGAAGTCCCTCAACGGCTTCCAATACTTCCAGTCCAGCGCCAAAGAGCAGGTCAACTCGCAAGACACGCTGCAGTTCGACGCCAGCTTCAACGTAACGGCGCCCGGAGTAGGCAGTTCCAGCGCCTCCTACCGCAGCAACGACTCCCTCGGCGATTGCTACAGCAGGTCACTCACCGCCGCCAACCAGAAGCTAACCTCCGTCACCGACAACAAAGGCTGCCACGACCACGACCACTGGTTCTAG
- a CDS encoding Gfo/Idh/MocA family protein, with protein MTLVASSRRSFLRSAAVAGAVATAGFAQQSERRPNEENEVQLSQIHGPSEQKESTPGPFLPEDRRVGFAIVGLGRLSLNQILPAFGSSEYSKPVALVSGDRAKAAKIAAQYGINGSAIYGYANYEELAKNPEVKAIYIVLPNGMHEEYVVRGAKTGKHILCEKPMATSSKEAEHMITACKQAKVKLMIAYRQQYEPHNRALRQLVTEGKLGELRGFVSSNSQQEGDPTQWRLKRSLSGGGCLPDVGLYCLNAARFLSGEEPTEVMAQTWQPKDDPRFVEVEASCSFSLRFPSGYTATCTTSYDVHKSQFLRVEGTTAWAEMSPAFAYHGNKLKWSHLDGEHENEIAPQIEEKDQFALEMDHFAECILEGKEPKTPGEEGLRDHRVMEAIYESARTGKRVKL; from the coding sequence ATGACGCTTGTTGCCTCTTCTCGCAGAAGCTTTCTTCGCTCCGCAGCAGTAGCGGGTGCAGTGGCGACTGCGGGTTTCGCACAACAAAGCGAACGAAGGCCAAATGAAGAAAATGAGGTCCAGCTGTCGCAGATTCACGGACCTTCGGAACAAAAAGAGAGCACACCGGGGCCGTTTCTTCCAGAGGACAGGCGCGTCGGCTTTGCGATTGTTGGCCTGGGCCGTTTGTCGCTGAATCAGATTCTGCCTGCGTTTGGTTCGTCAGAGTATTCGAAGCCGGTGGCGCTGGTGAGCGGCGATCGCGCGAAGGCGGCCAAGATTGCGGCGCAGTATGGTATCAACGGCTCCGCGATTTATGGATATGCAAACTATGAGGAGCTTGCGAAGAATCCCGAGGTGAAGGCGATCTACATTGTGCTGCCGAACGGGATGCACGAGGAGTACGTCGTGCGCGGTGCCAAGACCGGGAAACACATTCTGTGCGAGAAGCCAATGGCGACCAGCAGCAAAGAGGCGGAGCACATGATTACTGCGTGCAAGCAGGCGAAGGTGAAGCTGATGATTGCGTATCGTCAGCAGTACGAACCGCACAACCGTGCGTTGCGGCAGCTGGTGACGGAGGGCAAGCTGGGGGAGCTGCGCGGGTTTGTATCTTCGAACTCGCAACAGGAGGGAGACCCGACGCAGTGGCGATTGAAGCGTTCGCTCTCTGGAGGCGGGTGCCTGCCGGATGTTGGGCTTTACTGTTTGAACGCAGCGCGGTTCCTCTCCGGCGAAGAGCCGACGGAGGTGATGGCGCAGACCTGGCAGCCTAAAGATGATCCGCGGTTCGTTGAGGTGGAAGCTAGCTGTAGCTTCAGCTTGAGATTTCCGAGCGGGTACACCGCGACCTGCACGACGAGCTATGACGTGCACAAGAGCCAGTTTCTACGGGTGGAAGGAACAACAGCGTGGGCGGAGATGTCGCCTGCGTTTGCGTATCACGGGAATAAGTTGAAGTGGTCCCATTTGGACGGGGAGCATGAGAATGAGATTGCTCCGCAGATTGAAGAGAAGGATCAGTTCGCGTTGGAGATGGATCACTTTGCGGAGTGCATTCTGGAGGGCAAGGAGCCGAAGACTCCAGGAGAAGAGGGGCTGCGAGACCATCGGGTGATGGAAGCGATCTATGAGTCGGCGCGAACCGGCAAGAGGGTGAAGCTCTAG
- a CDS encoding LLM class flavin-dependent oxidoreductase, with amino-acid sequence MQIGIDSFAALVPDPITGQTVTAQQRIAHLLEEIKLADEVGLDQFGLGEHHRTEYLDSAPAVILAAAASITKTIRLTSAVTVLSAADPVRVFQEFATLDLISGGRAEIVAGRGSFIESFPLFGLKLEDYDDLFAEKLDLLLALRKENNIRWSGKHRAALTGQGVFPRPLQNPLPVWLGVGGTPESFARAGMLGLPLMVAIIGGEPHRFRPLIDLYREAGKRAGHAPDSLKVGIHALGYVADTDQQASDDFFPGYAEAFTKIGRERGWPPVTRSQFEALRRPTGALMVSDPETVAAKLLRMNEALGGISRISFQMSVAALHHDKLLHAIELLGTRVAPIIRKALPALPK; translated from the coding sequence ATGCAGATCGGCATTGACAGCTTCGCAGCACTCGTTCCAGATCCCATCACCGGTCAGACCGTCACCGCGCAGCAGCGCATCGCCCATCTCCTCGAAGAGATTAAGCTCGCCGATGAGGTAGGCCTCGACCAGTTCGGCCTCGGCGAGCATCACCGCACCGAGTACCTCGACTCCGCCCCCGCCGTGATCCTCGCCGCCGCGGCGTCCATCACCAAAACCATCCGCCTCACCTCTGCCGTCACCGTCCTCAGCGCCGCCGATCCAGTCCGCGTTTTCCAGGAGTTCGCAACCCTCGACCTCATCTCCGGCGGCCGAGCCGAGATCGTCGCAGGCCGCGGCTCCTTCATCGAGTCCTTCCCCTTGTTCGGCCTCAAGCTCGAAGACTATGACGACCTCTTTGCCGAAAAGCTCGATCTCCTCCTCGCCCTCCGCAAGGAAAACAACATTCGCTGGTCCGGCAAGCATCGCGCCGCACTCACCGGTCAGGGAGTCTTCCCGCGCCCGCTGCAAAATCCGCTGCCCGTCTGGCTGGGCGTTGGTGGCACCCCGGAGTCCTTCGCCCGCGCCGGCATGCTCGGCCTGCCCCTCATGGTCGCCATCATCGGCGGAGAACCCCACCGCTTCCGTCCTCTCATCGACCTCTACCGTGAGGCCGGAAAGCGCGCAGGCCACGCTCCCGACTCGCTCAAAGTCGGCATCCACGCGCTCGGCTACGTAGCCGATACCGACCAGCAAGCCTCCGACGACTTCTTCCCCGGCTATGCCGAAGCCTTCACCAAGATCGGCAGAGAGCGCGGTTGGCCGCCAGTCACCCGCAGCCAGTTCGAGGCGCTGCGCCGACCCACCGGCGCTCTGATGGTCAGCGATCCCGAAACCGTAGCCGCAAAGCTCCTCAGGATGAACGAAGCCCTCGGCGGCATCTCCCGCATCAGCTTCCAGATGAGCGTCGCTGCTCTGCACCACGACAAACTCCTCCACGCCATCGAACTCCTTGGCACCCGCGTTGCCCCCATCATCCGCAAAGCTCTGCCGGCTCTGCCGAAGTGA
- a CDS encoding isochorismatase family cysteine hydrolase has product MADTFTLDPAHTAVLSMDCQAGIVSIYTREDKDAFLARAASVLNHARAAGMTIIHIQVGFRSGLPEVSSRNALFNAIKSSEQHQKLFLEPHGTIPDVIAPQDDDIVITKHRISAFAGTDLAMILRANDIGTLVLFGIATSGVVLSTLIEASDADYRLAVIGDCCADLDSALHECLIQRFFPTRGSVLSSEGFIAASLKMDKQS; this is encoded by the coding sequence ATGGCTGACACATTCACCCTCGATCCGGCCCACACGGCCGTCCTGAGCATGGATTGTCAAGCCGGCATCGTCTCCATCTACACCCGGGAGGACAAAGACGCCTTTCTGGCTCGAGCCGCAAGTGTTCTCAATCATGCTCGTGCTGCAGGCATGACCATCATCCACATTCAGGTAGGCTTTCGATCCGGACTCCCCGAAGTCAGCTCCCGAAATGCGCTCTTCAACGCCATTAAATCCTCAGAGCAACATCAGAAGCTGTTTCTGGAACCGCATGGAACGATCCCAGATGTCATCGCCCCGCAAGACGATGACATCGTTATAACCAAGCACCGAATCAGTGCCTTTGCCGGCACCGATCTCGCTATGATTCTCCGCGCCAATGACATCGGTACCTTGGTTCTCTTCGGCATTGCGACCAGCGGAGTCGTCCTCTCCACTCTTATCGAGGCTTCTGACGCCGACTACCGTCTCGCGGTCATCGGCGATTGTTGCGCTGACCTGGACTCAGCGCTTCACGAGTGTCTCATCCAGCGATTCTTTCCGACACGTGGCTCGGTCTTGTCGTCTGAGGGTTTTATCGCCGCCTCATTGAAGATGGATAAACAATCATGA
- a CDS encoding patatin-like phospholipase family protein: protein MLEDLGMPLLRRNNYILLLPFALLVASIVHSQTPESTNSPAVPSRETSPAAKTHPRVALVLEGGGALGFAHIGVLQYLEEHHIPVDLIVGTSMGGLVGGLYATGRSPDEIRNLIQNIDWDRAIGGRTPFPDLSYRRKQDRVEYPNRLEFGLRHGLSLPEGLNTGQQVGLILDSATLADYNLKSFDDLPTPFRCVATNMNTGRPRVFDNGSLARALRATMSIPALFVPVVIDGVTYTDGAAVDNLPVDVAKANGADIIIASYLDNTGGPQTTPGSFLATTGNFVSIAIAANEMRSLQAADILISSKLQGFTSTMFTKSAEIIPKGVQASEAKAKLLDRFSVNDAEWAAYLAQRNARRKTETPTPQFVTVTGVSTPAAVEIERSLHQTINKPIDTKFLDQEMTRYVGYGTLNAAGYNMVDRNGVPGLNINTYPRYNGPPFLDLAINIDGSDTQDVLFGMAGRIIFQNLGGFRSEWRTDIFFGYSYGVRSEYYRPFTPHSQFFYAPRAYATSTRFDFYNAGARTSQYQINQNGVGFDAGYTWKRNAELRFGQDEYWYSVTKRIDFDNLSIPPQQQSVTSLRFTSYNTDNSVLPFHGVNTFFRVERHEPSKGNDPFTLAEARVAGYLPLSPKASVFLTASGGTAFGAPPSVTDLQGFPLGGPFRLGSYGRNELLGTQYWLFQGGYERKIFQLPPLLGEGVYAVGFFEGGKVYNNLNAADELESEAWDGSFVLVTRTALGPIYIGGASGNNDHRKWWFGLGHVF from the coding sequence ATGTTGGAGGACCTTGGAATGCCGCTGCTGCGAAGAAATAACTACATCTTGCTCCTGCCTTTCGCACTCCTGGTCGCCAGCATCGTGCACAGTCAGACGCCCGAATCAACCAACTCTCCCGCAGTTCCATCCCGCGAAACCTCACCTGCCGCCAAAACTCACCCTCGTGTCGCACTCGTCCTCGAAGGCGGCGGAGCCCTCGGCTTCGCCCACATCGGCGTCCTCCAGTATCTCGAGGAGCATCACATCCCCGTCGACCTCATCGTAGGCACCAGCATGGGCGGACTCGTCGGCGGTCTCTACGCCACTGGCCGCAGCCCAGACGAGATCCGCAACCTCATCCAGAACATCGACTGGGACAGAGCCATCGGCGGCCGCACGCCCTTTCCCGACCTCTCCTACCGTCGCAAACAGGATCGCGTCGAGTACCCTAACCGCCTCGAGTTCGGCCTCCGCCACGGCCTCTCTCTCCCCGAAGGCCTCAACACCGGCCAGCAGGTTGGCCTCATCCTCGACTCCGCCACCCTCGCCGACTACAATCTGAAATCCTTCGACGACCTCCCCACCCCCTTCCGCTGCGTCGCCACCAACATGAACACTGGCCGCCCCCGCGTCTTCGACAACGGCTCCCTCGCCCGCGCCCTGCGCGCCACCATGTCCATCCCCGCCCTCTTCGTCCCGGTCGTGATCGACGGCGTCACCTACACCGACGGCGCTGCGGTAGACAATCTGCCGGTCGACGTGGCCAAGGCCAACGGAGCCGACATCATCATCGCCAGCTACCTCGACAACACCGGCGGCCCCCAGACCACTCCCGGCTCCTTCCTCGCCACCACGGGAAACTTCGTCAGCATCGCCATCGCCGCTAACGAGATGCGCAGCCTTCAGGCCGCGGACATCCTCATCAGCTCCAAGCTCCAGGGCTTCACCAGCACCATGTTCACCAAATCTGCCGAGATTATCCCGAAAGGCGTGCAAGCCTCCGAAGCCAAAGCCAAACTCCTCGATCGCTTCTCCGTCAACGACGCCGAATGGGCCGCCTACCTCGCCCAGCGCAACGCCCGACGAAAGACTGAAACTCCCACTCCGCAATTTGTAACCGTAACAGGTGTAAGTACTCCAGCCGCAGTCGAGATTGAACGCAGCCTCCACCAGACCATCAACAAACCTATCGACACAAAGTTCCTCGACCAGGAGATGACCCGCTACGTCGGCTATGGAACCCTCAACGCAGCCGGCTACAACATGGTCGACCGCAACGGCGTCCCCGGCCTTAATATCAACACCTACCCCCGCTACAACGGGCCGCCCTTCCTCGATCTCGCCATCAACATCGACGGCTCCGACACCCAGGATGTCCTCTTCGGCATGGCCGGCCGCATCATCTTCCAGAACCTCGGCGGCTTCCGCTCCGAGTGGCGCACCGACATCTTCTTCGGCTACTCCTACGGCGTCCGCAGCGAATACTATCGTCCCTTCACCCCGCATAGCCAGTTCTTCTACGCACCCCGCGCCTACGCCACCAGCACCCGCTTCGACTTCTACAACGCAGGCGCCAGGACCTCGCAGTATCAGATCAACCAGAACGGCGTAGGCTTCGACGCCGGCTACACCTGGAAGCGCAACGCCGAACTCCGCTTCGGCCAGGACGAGTATTGGTACTCCGTCACCAAGCGCATCGACTTCGACAACCTCTCCATCCCGCCCCAACAGCAGAGTGTCACCTCCCTGCGCTTCACCTCCTACAACACCGACAACTCCGTCCTGCCCTTCCACGGCGTCAACACCTTCTTCCGCGTCGAACGCCACGAACCCTCCAAAGGCAACGACCCCTTTACCCTCGCCGAAGCCCGCGTCGCCGGATATCTCCCTCTCTCCCCCAAGGCCTCTGTCTTTCTCACCGCCAGCGGAGGCACAGCCTTCGGCGCACCACCCAGCGTCACCGACCTCCAGGGCTTCCCTCTAGGCGGCCCCTTCCGCCTCGGCTCCTACGGACGCAACGAGCTCCTCGGCACCCAGTATTGGCTCTTTCAAGGAGGCTACGAGCGTAAGATCTTCCAGCTCCCACCCCTCCTCGGCGAAGGCGTCTACGCCGTCGGATTCTTCGAAGGCGGCAAGGTCTACAACAACCTCAACGCCGCGGACGAACTGGAGTCCGAAGCCTGGGACGGCAGCTTCGTCCTCGTCACCCGCACCGCCCTCGGCCCCATCTACATCGGCGGAGCCTCCGGCAACAACGACCATCGCAAGTGGTGGTTCGGCCTCGGCCACGTCTTCTAA